One window of the Dermacentor andersoni chromosome 10, qqDerAnde1_hic_scaffold, whole genome shotgun sequence genome contains the following:
- the LOC126519109 gene encoding uncharacterized protein, which translates to MAREGCVLAAVMDPYTQRGQLPKLPPHYQAYAAADGPLCAIVTRRPPFDVFPTHVSRLVVAVECSSREFAITVVAAYAPPHRTMDDVFEHLAHAIDRSRTPDILVMGDFNAHSVLWGPREGDDRGTRLIEFAAAAGLVVLNDASSPPTYVTKYVDSWIDVTLASPTLVRRGCIWRVSEQETFSEHRRLEIAVHTGACATGRRLTNYGRRKWLEAVRNSRWFASAGGADIASPAAQDAVLAKFYIVIDRERVKQLRPARERRGAGGKSWWTPELDGRRRAVNAMRRRFQRCRCDQLRALFRSEYSRALAEYRRDVARVKEEADKEVCNQCSRRSLFQAPFRLAFGAARSHVTLPPLTR; encoded by the coding sequence ATGGCGCGAGAGGGTTGCGTGTTGGCGGCTGTTATGGATCCGTACACGCAGCGGGGTCAGCTCCCGAAGCTTCCGCCGCACTACCAGGCGTACGCGGCGGCCGACGGCCCGCTGTGTGCGATCGTCACGCGCCGGCCACCTTTCGACGTGTTCCCGACACACGTGTCGAGACTGGTGGTCGCGGTGGAATGCTCGTCGCGCGAATTCGCGATTACGGTCGTGGCCGCGTACGCGCCGCCCCACAGGACGATGGACGACGTCTTTGAACACCTAGCTCACGCCATTGACAGAAGTCGCACGCCAGACATTCTGgtcatgggtgacttcaacgcgcacagCGTCCTGTGGGGCCCTCGCGAGGGAGACGACAGGGGCACTCGGCTGATAGAGTTTGCGGCGGCTGCGGGACTGGTGGTCCTTAACGACGCGTCCTCGCCCCCGACGTACGTCACCAAATACGTCGATAGTTGGATTGACGTAACCCTCGCGTCGCCGACGCTCGTGCGGCGCGGCTGCATATGGCGCGTTTCCGAACAGGAGACGTTCTCGGAGCACCGACGCTTGGAAATCGCCGTCCACACTGGCGCATGCGCGACTGGCAGGCGCCTCACCAACTACGGTAGGCGTAAGTGGTTGGAGGCAGTCCGCAACTCGCGATGGTTCGCGAGCGCGGGAGGCGCGGACATCGCCTCGCCGGCCGCCCAGGACGCGGTCCTGGCGAAGTTTTACATCGTTATCGATCGCGAGCGCGTCAAGCAACTTCGGCCGGCCCGCGAGCGAAGGGGAGCGGGTGGTAAATCTTGGTGGACGCCCGAGCTGGACGGCCGACGCAGGGCGGTTAACGCGATGCGGCGCCGTTTTCAGCGGTGTCGCTGCGACCAGCTGCGGGCCCTTTTTCGCAGCGAGTACAGCCGGGCGCTGGCGGAATACCGCCGAGACGTGGCGCGCGTTAAGGAGGAGGCAGACAAGGAGGTCTGCAACCAGTGCAGCCGGCGGTCGCTTTTTCAAGCCCCCTTCCGTTTGGCTTTCGGGGCCGCCCGGTCGCATGTCACGCTGCCTCCGCTGACGAGGTAG